A stretch of the Hydra vulgaris chromosome 09, alternate assembly HydraT2T_AEP genome encodes the following:
- the LOC136084756 gene encoding uncharacterized protein LOC136084756, giving the protein MSTSKRRKIELVDVTQFPEVLVPVRDINWELCILCQRVSPEPLIIPKEAGYKTLSENLIEFDNHEALPPTIRLDKISDGKELLHALIVNKAKYHKLCRNKYDSQKLQRIIERNQNVQDDSENAQSSARCMRSSCKAVDIKSCCLFCDGESVTGNPLVQASTKEIGPKVYALAIEMQDTNLLNKIANQDFIALEVKYHKDCYRGFLNRARSHERSFSNDEHNLYRLTYGSVIAELVSYMEEMFIYGTSSPVFKLSDINKLCADRMSSLGVQSESINRTRLKDDLISLVPGLREDKCGKEVILSFEPDVGNAIRDACNFNDMSDGTCIAQAAGILRRDMFREFPKFSGSLIGDFGSRDCVPPSLVNFVNTLLGGYNIDNGSPASAPEQEAAYSIAQLIRFNSVKRSRANRPQQIRHQANQETPLAVYLGLMIHNCTRKRSVVDKLNSLGLSISYDRVQEIESSLTNEKCKFYEQIGHVIPSCLSEGVFTTAAIDNIDHNPSSTTSNDSFHGSSVTIIQHPDTPHSNSKSTSDGLLWSRKINSKLPDTYTTLPATNNVVSEPLMTTVNASPIASDPITIEQLTPWLNSVQESVYNTSTNKTSFAAFHAERNMHPATFPCHNILLPLLTDHIQSPATVRHLMDVIIKITSAVNNKQGAVITGDQPVYAVAKYIQWKFPDVYGEDKIVIMMGGLHIEMAIQNMIGKWLKGSGWTEMFIKAEVASIGRSESLLKSSHIKRTRYAHEVSLASLFILRDEAYKLDCKDFVESLEEWISRKSNESNQFLYWQTVMELESLLLSFVRSIRESNFEEYVRMLKQIAPWFFALDLTNYSRWLPVFIKTLEELPVRHPYVFEEFKKGHFTSRKTNADFSAMSDDQLHEQNNKLIKSDGGAINVLHNETALLKWMVAGPEISRMINEFENEVRSSTSLGYQHRRHHEDRNSFQTRYLHHVSEVVKSMRDDGNPFAEQLLQTADNHKIIMSNSAEKTVQEAKITGQQQYNEYVADRLVSRQKSIHEPLKRNKFELFHSLKIPGSKHKTKIADLKHDSNYFCKMYVASQNRVSDIEDFFSHENNRYPPSISEFGRKRKATSKSDVLICLEQYGSEKQQDFNLDYKVSALIVDGAALVHMLHPRSSKTFSDYCENVIGPFVDRLLRSVQRLDIVFDRYVPKSLKSETREDRGSGQRINVTMGTLIPKKFDKFLSVDFNKTQLFGLISRFVLTQSVVGKVIVCTIEETACASQQDLDVSSISPCSAEEADGRLLLHANHALKNGNLTITIRTVDSDVVVIALSVFSQMIGVKELWIDFGVGKGRRMIGVHHLHQHIPDGVSSNLPFFHAFTGCDTVSTFCGIGKRTAWKAWMNYRVVDAAFHNLSTSDLKNDVLTDTAMKAIERFVVLMYDRSSTAAGVNECRRILYTIKNRAIENIPPTADALLQHTKRAALQAHLWKQCLSAVTPGYLPTEWGWKDTADECYTPLWCTLPEISRHCQELIRCSCKTECKNCSCKRHGLPCTKLCACNGYCYKETNGDSYEELEVEEDPEFDHVLQISFHDEL; this is encoded by the coding sequence ATGTCTACcagtaaaagaagaaaaatagaGCTTGTTGATGTCACACAATTTCCTGAGGTACTTGTTCCTGTGCGTGATATCAATTGGGAATTGTGCATTTTGTGTCAGCGTGTTTCACCGGAACCTCTTATAATTCCCAAAGAGGCAGGTTATAAAACTCTAAGTGAAAACTTGATCGAGTTCGATAATCATGAAGCTTTGCCACCAACTATTCGCTTGGATAAAATAAGTGATGGAAAGGAGTTATTGCACGCATTAATTGTTAATAAGGCAAAGTACCACAAGCTTTGCCGAAACAAGTACGACTCTCAGAAACTGCAGAGAATCATTGAGAGAAACCAAAATGTGCAAGATGATTCTGAAAACGCCCAGAGCTCTGCTAGGTGCATGCGATCCTCATGTAAAGCAGTTGacataaaaagttgttgtttgttttgtgATGGTGAATCTGTGACAGGCAACCCCTTAGTACAGGCAAGCACAAAAGAAATTGGCCCAAAAGTGTATGCTCTAGCCATTGAAATGCAGGACACAAATCTGCTTAACAAAATAGCAAACCAAGATTTCATAGCACTCGAAGTCAAATATCATAAAGACTGTTACAGGGGATTTCTCAACAGAGCCCGCAGTCATGAGCGCTCCTTTAGCAATGATGAACACAATCTCTATCGATTGACTTATGGCTCTGTCATTGCGGAATTGGTTAGTTACATGGAAGAGATGTTTATATATGGTACATCATCCCCTGTTTTTAAGCTGTCTGACATCAATAAACTTTGTGCAGATCGTATGTCGAGTCTCGGAGTTCAGTCTGAGTCTATCAACCGAACTAGACTGAAGGACGATTTAATTTCCTTAGTTCCTGGTTTGAGGGAAGACAAGTGTGGTAAAGAAGTCATCTTAAGCTTTGAGCCAGATGTGGGTAATGCCATACGTGATGCTTGCAACTTCAACGATATGTCGGACGGTACTTGCATTGCTCAGGCAGCTGGTATTCTCCGTAGAGATATGTTTAGAGAGTTTCCCAAATTCAGCGGCTCGCTTATAGGCGACTTTGGATCTCGTGATTGTGTGCCACCTTCCcttgtaaattttgttaatactCTTTTAGGAGGCTACAATATCGACAATGGTTCACCTGCTTCCGCACCCGAGCAGGAAGCTGCTTATTCCATTGCACAGTTAATTCGATTTAATAGTGTAAAGCGTAGCAGAGCCAACAGACCTCAACAAATACGTCATCAAGCAAACCAAGAAACTCCATTGGCCGTGTACCTTGGTTTGATGATCCATAACTGCACTCGGAAAAGATCAGTTGTCGACAAATTGAATTCTCTAGGTTTAAGTATTTCATATGACCGAGTTCAAGAAATTGAATCAAGTTTGACTAATGAAAAGTGCAAATTTTATGAGCAAATAGGTCATGTGATACCAAGTTGCCTGTCTGAAGGTGTTTTTACAACAGCTGCGATAGACAATATTGATCACAATCCATCTTCAACTACATCTAACGATTCATTCCACGGCTCTAGCGTCACAATTATTCAGCATCCGGATACTCCCCATTCAAATTCAAAATCCACTTCAGATGGACTCCTTTGGTCTAGGAAAATCAATAGCAAATTGCCGGATACATACACCACTCTCCCTGCAACGAATAATGTTGTTTCCGAACCACTAATGACCACCGTGAATGCATCACCTATTGCTAGTGATCCAATAACCATTGAGCAGTTGACACCTTGGCTAAATTCTGTGCAGGAGTCTGTGTATAACActtcaacaaataaaacttcattCGCTGCTTTCCATGCGGAAAGAAATATGCATCCAGCAACCTTTCCATGTCATAACATACTATTGCCATTGCTAACAGATCACATTCAGTCTCCAGCAACAGTACGCCATTTGATggatgtaataataaaaataacgaGTGCTGTCAATAACAAACAAGGTGCTGTTATAACTGGTGATCAGCCCGTGTACGCAGTTGCAAAGTATATACAATGGAAGTTTCCGGATGTTTATGGAGAGGATAAAATAGTCATTATGATGGGTGGACTCCATATTGAAATGGCCATTCAAAACATGATTGGAAAGTGGTTGAAGGGCAGTGGTTGGACTGAAATGTTCATAAAAGCAGAGGTTGCTAGCATTGGAAGGAGTGAGTCGCTGCTTAAATCGTCGCACATAAAGAGAACAAGATATGCGCACGAAGTGAGCCTGGCATCTCTTTTCATTCTTCGTGATGAGGCGTATAAGCTAGATTGTAAGGACTTTGTTGAGTCATTGGAAGAGTGGATTTCCAGGAAAAGCAACGAATCTAATCAGTTTCTTTATTGGCAAACCGTTATGGAGTTGGAGAGCCTGCTACTGAGTTTTGTGCGCAGTATTCGCGAGTCAAACTTCGAGGAGTACGTGCGAATGCTAAAGCAGATTGCTCCGTGGTTCTTCGCACTTGATCTAACTAATTACTCTCGCTGGTTGCCGGTTTTCATCAAAACCTTGGAAGAGCTACCTGTCCGACACCCTTATGTGTTTGAGGAATTCAAAAAGGGCCACTTCACAAGTAGGAAAACTAACGCGGACTTCTCTGCCATGTCTGATGACCAGCTTCATGAACAGAACAACAAATTGATCAAGAGTGACGGAGGAGCAATCAATGTACTTCATAACGAAACTGCTCTTCTTAAGTGGATGGTGGCTGGTCCAGAAATTTCTCGAATGATTAATGAGTTTGAGAATGAAGTTCGCAGTTCCACTTCTTTGGGTTATCAACACCGTCGCCATCATGAAGACAGAAATAGTTTTCAGACTCGTTATCTTCATCACGTGTCTGAAGTGGTGAAATCTATGCGCGATGATGGGAATCCTTTTGCGGAGCAGTTACTGCAGACAGCAGACAACCATAAGATTATAATGTCCAATTCAGCCGAAAAAACTGTTCAAGAAGCCAAGATCACAGGGCAACAGCAATACAACGAGTACGTAGCTGACCGTCTTGTGTCCAGACAAAAGTCAATTCATGAGCCTTTGAAAAGAAACAAGTTTGAATTGTTCCACAGTTTGAAAATTCCAGGTTCcaaacataaaactaaaatcGCTGATCTTAAACATGACTCCAACTACTTTTGTAAAATGTATGTAGCAAGTCAAAATCGTGTTAGTGATATAGAGGATTTCTTTTCACACGAAAACAACCGTTATCCGCCGTCAATTTCTGAATTCGGAAGGAAGCGTAAGGCCACCAGCAAATCAGATGTCCTCATTTGTTTGGAACAGTATGGTAGCGAGAAACAACAAGACTTCAACCTTGACTATAAGGTTTCTGCTCTGATTGTTGATGGTGCAGCACTCGTACACATGCTTCACCCGAGATCGTCAAAGACATTCTCTGACTACTGCGAAAATGTGATTGGACCATTCGTGGACAGACTTCTGAGATCCGTGCAGCGCCTTGACATTGTTTTTGATCGGTATGTCCCAAAAAGCTTGAAGTCCGAAACACGGGAAGATCGTGGATCAGGGCAACGCATAAACGTCACAATGGGTACACTTATTCcaaaaaagtttgacaaattcCTATCTGTGGACTTCAATAAGACGCAACTGTTCGGCCTTATTTCCAGATTCGTTTTAACGCAATCCGTAGTTGGAAAAGTTATTGTTTGTACCATTGAAGAAACTGCATGTGCCAGTCAACAAGATTTAGATGTATCGTCCATATCTCCTTGTAGTGCTGAAGAGGCAGATGGCCGTCTTTTGCTCCATGCTAATCATGCACTGAAAAATGGCAACTTAACTATAACTATACGCACTGTGGACTCCGATGTGGTCGTTATAGCTCTCTCTGTGTTTAGCCAGATGATTGGAGTGAAAGAGTTGTGGATTGATTTTGGAGTTGGAAAAGGAAGACGAATGATAGGAGTTCACCATCTACATCAACACATTCCAGATGGTGTATCGTCAAATTTACCATTCTTCCATGCCTTCACCGGATGTGACACAGTATCAACATTCTGTGGGATTGGAAAACGAACGGCATGGAAAGCGTGGATGAACTACCGAGTAGTTGATGCTGCATTTCACAATCTTTCCACGTCAGACTTAAAAAATGATGTCTTAACTGATACGGCAATGAAGGCCATTGAGCGATTTGTAGTATTGATGTACGATCGATCATCAACCGCTGCTGGCGTAAACGAATGCCGCCGTATACTCTACACCATAAAGAATAGAGCAATTGAAAACATTCCGCCGACTGCAGACGCTCTTCTGCAGCACACAAAGAGAGCAGCACTGCAGGCACACTTATGGAAACAATGCTTGTCTGCTGTTACTCCAGGATATTTACCCACTGAATGGGGATGGAAAGATACTGCTGATGAGTGCTATACACCACTTTGGTGCACTCTGCCGGAGATTTCTCGACATTGCCAGGAACTGATTCGTTGTTCGTGCAAAACTGAGTGTAAAAACTGTTCATGTAAACGACATGGTTTACCATGCACTAAGCTGTGTGCATGTAACGGCTATTGTTACAAAGAAACAAATGGTGATTCATATGAAGAACTAGAAGTTGAAGAAGACCCGGAATTCGACCATGTTCTCCAGATCTCCTTCCATGACGAATTGTAA